From Marivivens aquimaris:
CCGCGTGGTCGAGCGTCAGGCGGCTCACCGCGATTACATCGTAGCGGCGGAGACCAGCGGTCGACGTGATCTGCGAGCGCGCATAGCGTTTGTAGTAGGTGAAGGCGGGAAAATCGCTGATCGCGATCTTCTCGGCCGCGGCCAGCACGAGGGTGTGGAAGTACACGTCCTCAAAGAAATGCGTGTCGGGAAAGCTGATCCCGAAGGAGCGCAGCAACTCTGTCCGGATGACCTTGTTTGCAGACTGCGGTTCAATCAATTGCGCGAGCGACCAGACCACTTCCGCATTGGCATCGCTACGATTGAAAACGCCGCTCTTGTTTTTCTCGAACAATTTGTCGAAATGCTGATCGTCAAAGAATGGATGCGGATTTCCGCGCTGACCCATCAAAACGCCGCGGCAGAAAAGCACGTCCGGATTGTGCAATTGCAGCAATTCGACAATTGCGGCGAAGGACCAGTCGGGACGGCTATCGTCGGCATCGAGAAACGTGACGTATTCACCCTTCGCGTGCCGCAGCGCGGTATTGCGGGCAGAGGACAGCCCGTCATTCGATTGCCAGATAATCCGCACGCGCGGATCGTCGATTTGCGAAAGAAGCTGCGTCGTTTCCGCATCCGACCCGTCATTCACGATCAGATATTCGAAATCGGTAAAGCTCTGTCCCAATACCGAATTGATTGCCGTAAACAGCAATGGCCCGTCGTTATAGACGGTGGTGATGCAAGTCAGCTTCGGCATGCGGTGCGCGGTCTTCCCTTCGCGTTTCATTCAACCATTTCGGACTGATATCCGAAAGTAAATTCAACCTGAACGAATTTAATTGCGAAGTTAAACGGCGAAAGAAACGAGGCTCGGCAGGTCAGTCCGCAGACCATGCGCCGCACCGACCACAAAGAACTGCAGGTCATCGATCTGGATATGGAAATCGGCCTTCGGCATCCCGAACACAAGCGCCGCGTGACCCGGTTCGCCATAGGCGCGGTCACCGCCGAGGATCGTGTGCATCGCAACGTGCGTTGTGGTCTCCGGCGTCAGACGGATCGCGTCCTTGAAGCGCGTGTCGCGCATCTCGCCGCGCACCATGCGCAGGTGCGGCTGGAGCGTCGCGCCGGTCTTGGACGAGCCGCGCAGCGACACGCCGAGCACATCGCCTTTGGCCAGCTGCGCGTGACCCAGTTCCAGCCGTAGCACCACCCAACGCGGGCTGCCGGACACTTTCGCGTTCAGCGATGCGATCTCGTCATGGCCGGAATTGAAAGACAAATCCACCGTGCCTTGCTGCGAGTCCAGATCGCAGAACAGAGGACCATGCAAATTCGCATCACCCGAGGCTTTCCCATCAAACGATGCATCCCGCAAACCGCCGATAAGCGCACTGGCGGAGGTCTGGATCGGGTGGAGAAGAGATGCGGTCATCGGGGTATTCCTTATGCGTTTGCGCAGAAGCTAGCGGTTTGATGGGCCGAGTTGTAGATGTCTCATGGCTTAAGCTGATCGCTTACGATTGACCACATTTTCAAAATGCGATCTCACTTTGTCATTGTTTGGGAGAAGTTCCAGCGCCGCAGTGACTTCACTAGCTTTCAGATTTTCATAAATGTCCGATTTTTCATACTGATCCAGCAAGAGTTTTGTCGCCATCTTGGTAAGGAAAATACGAGCATTAGCTTCGAGTCGCGTTTCAGACTGTGCAATTTCTTTCATTTCATTGAGCAGAACTGCATCCTGCGGGAACGGAGACCGGATCAAGCGTTTTGCTAAGGCGTCTGCGGACCAGGCATCGGGGATGCCGATACGTTTGGCAGCTTTTACGATTGCGTCATCGTATCGGTTGGTTACTCCGATTTCACGGAGAAATAGCCATATCCCAAGAGCATAGCTATCATTTCCTTCATCGAACGCCAACTTCGCGCGTCTAGGAGTCAATTCCTCAGCCTCGTGACGACCGATCACGCTTTCTGCTGACTCTGTCAGTGCAACGTTTGCAATCTTGATCTCAAGCATAGTTGCTGTGTCGAAATGAAAATCGCTGAGTTGGAATTTCAGCTCCTTATGACGTCGAGAAAATTCATGAGCGATGTCTATAGTCGTCGGCACATGAGCTTTCAATTCGATGCTTCTATTTCGGCCTTCGAACGGCGTCCTCCCCTCGCGAGCGAATGCCGCGATCAAGTTTACATCGACATTGGCAGTCAGGCTCATCGATGCAACGAGGGTTCTATCTTCTGTCACACCCGGCCGAGTGAATTTTGCGCGAAGGACTGCTCCATGCGCATTTTCAAGTGCGAGGGCCCACCTGTCCACATCGACCTTTTCGAATCCACGTGTGACAATTTCATGCAACGATTTGGCATGTTGGGCTTTGTCAGAGAATGGATCGGGAAAATCTGACCAACAGTTTTCCGGCAAATACGGAAAGACGCTGCGGATGTCCCGTCGCTCAAAAGCATCAATCTTCGAGATTTTGCTCAAGTTAATGACGCTAGCTCCAGCTTCCGCTGCAACACTCTTTACACCATCCCAATTGGCTTGGTGGGTGTGAGCTTGTGGCAGTGAATAAACGTCGCCCTTGAGTTGGTATCCCGAGAAAAAGTAGTTTGGATTATAGGTCGGGTCTTGGTCGATGATGAGAAGTTTGCTCTCGGCTGGGGAAAGATTGAGAACGCCGAAACCACGTTCTTCGATTTCTTCAGGCGTCAGGAAGCGACTTTCGAGGATTTCCTCGACATAGGCACCTTCCATTCCTATGAGATAAATTTCGCGATAGCCAAGCTCTATCGCCTTTTTAAGGCTGAAGCTGCCAGTGGAGCTATGCGCAATGAGCTCCATACGGGGGCTGTCGGAAACTTTCCATGAGAAGAAGAATTTCTTTGTGGTGACTTTGGGATCGTCGAGCAAACGCGCAAAATTCTCGCGGTGGTGATAAACCACTTTGCGGTCAGCCAGAGCGTAGTAGGTTGGCCACCAGTTTTCTTTTTCAAAATACCGATATGCGGCGGTCGTTCCCCATGTATCCATGCCTTCCGGAAGTTTATCGAATCCGGCCTCGGCAAGAAGACGTGCCGAAGGACCATTGCCGATGATGAGCAAGCGGCGGTTCGACGCTTCGCTATCTTGACTACTGGATGCTTGCGGAAGTTTTACGGCAGGCTTTGCTTGTTTCAGGAACGACACAAGGGCGTCCCACGAATTCTCCTGAACATAAGTGTCGCGAGCAGTCAGTGCGGCTTTTTTTAAGTCACTTAGATTGGCCACTGCCGCGCGGATGCCGTCAGTCAGCGCTTTTCCGTCCTCTTCAACAACTTCGCCAAAGCCCAATTCGCGGACTTTGCCGGCCAACCAAGTATCATCAATCACAACGCTGGGGACGCCCAGTAGGAGCGAGTCAATGAGCAAGCCGGACGTCCGGTTCGAGAAGCGATCAGGAGTGTACGGCAGCGCGACAAGATCGGCACTAAGCAGCAGGTCGCGAAACTCGTCTTCGCTGAGGTAGCTGTCCATAATTTCCACGTGATCGCGGATTTGGTCGAAGAAGGCCTGACGTGATTTGTTCACGCTATCGGCGGGCGGGAATCGCACTCGCAAACGCAAGTCCTCTACGCCGCCTTCAATCAGTTGAAGCAGGGCTTCTTTGGTCAAATCAAAGCCTTTGCCACCGCGTAAGTTGCCTGGAAAAACGACTGTTTTGCGCCCGTCTTCACCGCCGCCTGCATTCAGCTTGCCGATCTCATCGTCGTGGAAAGTCGTTGTCGGGTGCGGCAACACTTCGGTTTTAACATCGAAGCCTTTACGCATCTCTTTCGCGAGTTCCGGAGACGGAACAATAAGGCGGATTTGCGGATTTGCCGACATTTTGGCAAGCCGCGGCTTCCAATAATTTTGGAGGCCATTGTCAGTCAGATCCAGCCACGAAAGATAGTAGAGGCTGATCGCGAAGGTGCATGAAGGATACTTATGTGCAAGGTTTTCCAACACTCCCGCTATCTCAAGTGACCCGCAGTACATGAAGAGCTGCGAAGGCACACTGTGGTCAAGGCTGGAAAGATAGCTATCCAATTCGGTCGCAAACGTATCTAGACCGGCGACTGCCTTGCCCGCAGACTTGGAATACAGAGTATTCGTGCGGCAGGAAAATACCTTAGCCATCTCGGGATGGGCTTCATACACTTTGGGCTCGGCGTCTATAGGTCCGGCGATCAAGTGTGGCTGGCCATTATTCCGTAGCGCTCTACCCAAGCGCGCTTCGTAGTTTAGGAAATGGCCAAAGAAGCTTTCGGCATCAGGGTTGACTGATATAAATCGCGTAGGTTTGGGCGGGGTCGTGAACTGCGGTGTCTGCAAGATCTTAATTTTTTCGATTCTGAGTTTTGGAGTCGGCATTGAGGTATCTTGGCACGCCGCGTGAATTTCGACCGAGACAAAGAAATCAGTGCTATGTGCAGGCGAGAGCAGAAATTCCAAGGGGATTTCAGTTTGCTCTAACGCTCGCAGCGTACGTTTCTGTTCAACGATCGAGTAGCCAAACGCTTTGCCGCCAAGTACCACGTCGCAATCGGTCTCGGCGGTGAGTGTGACAGCAAGCTTAACGTCCTGTTGATTTTTTCGATTTGGGCGTGTGCCAAAACGGAGCCGAACTTTACTATCATTGGCTACCGGCACCGCCAAAAAGCCATCTACGAAAGTATGAGGACCGGTGGTGGTGATATCTTTCAAAGTTGGAGCCACGCTCTCCTGCACACACTCTATAAAAGCATAGCGCTTCTGAAGTTCCGACTGATTGCGGCCGATCCACTCACCCCATGTGTCTTCCAGGTCAGCAGCTTCTTGTTTTTTCGAGGTGGCGACGAGTTCAAGAGGCGCTGAATTCGCAGGATATTGTAAAAATCGCAAGCCTGCCACTTCATGACGGATCGATGCTGATTTGTCTTTGATGGATAAAGTGATTTCCAGCGAAACGTCTTTTAGCGAAGCTGCATTAATCGAGATTAATCGCATCGTGACCGTTTGGGCCGAGCGCATAAGTTCAAACTCAAGAGTGGATTTCTCACCGCTCTCAAGTACACTAATCGCGTTCACGTGTTTGAAATCTAACGATGTTGGCAAGATAAAGTTGAGCTCTAAAATGCCGTTGTTACTAGGAGCAATGTTTCCGCCGATATGTACTTTAATTTCGTCGGGCCATTGTGCCTGACCTTCGTGTAGTGTGGCTTGCGCTTGGCCAAAGCCAAGGTTCTTCCAAGTCACGAACTTGGTAAGAGAGCCGACACTATTTACACGAATTTCCCGAACCGCTTCGTCACCTTCAGCATAAAAACTATTCAGATTGGCAAATTCGGTTTCCAGCCACCTGAGTGCTGGCTGCCCGTGGCACAGGTACATCGACACGTCGTCGCGGACTTCTTGCATAATATCGACAGTGCCTGCGGTCTCGGTTTCAATCTGTCCACTAATGTTGCGGATTACAGGCGTAAAAGTATAGCGCCACGCATATTTCCGCAGATTCACGCCGATCTGTTTCTGGATTTCCTGATAGTTGTGCATTCCGAGCGAGAACGCGACATCGTAGGCAACGCTATTAGATACGTTTTCAGCGAGCCATTTCAGCGTCCTTAAGAAGTCACCGTTCAGGTAATCCTGAAATTCACGATCTCCCGTGGCATAAATGGCGTTTCCATTAATATGAAATCCATTGACCGGGGCGGTCATTGTCGGACCATGATAGTTTGCACCGATGACCCAGGTTCCGGGCGGGCAGTCTGCGACTGCCCTTTCCAAAGCGTCAAGCCAGCCTGCACGAACGGGCACACAATCCGCTTCAAGCAGC
This genomic window contains:
- a CDS encoding glycosyltransferase family 2 protein gives rise to the protein MPKLTCITTVYNDGPLLFTAINSVLGQSFTDFEYLIVNDGSDAETTQLLSQIDDPRVRIIWQSNDGLSSARNTALRHAKGEYVTFLDADDSRPDWSFAAIVELLQLHNPDVLFCRGVLMGQRGNPHPFFDDQHFDKLFEKNKSGVFNRSDANAEVVWSLAQLIEPQSANKVIRTELLRSFGISFPDTHFFEDVYFHTLVLAAAEKIAISDFPAFTYYKRYARSQITSTAGLRRYDVIAVSRLTLDHAARVRWMDAPLYRSAVFSSCMKLIEWCEHNVGYPYKKQYLEAATSMTQLLDKRYSEFKREDLLALGVRVPGVNYARDMAALL
- a CDS encoding glycosyltransferase family protein, with translation MNAAYKYWDRTGNYPHIYACLDPVVVKQHREAIERLLDEPSISEFFLHEAIFEELPHLRGHPKITARDEFMSRTGAIPVSSMSNYKQTTGVLATRFCIEKGFHELCLLGIDCNYVERLSQSEAGEGHELTIKGDVKRNPNYFFDNYQENNEKYQVPNPQIHSGNLHLQSFVALRDDIARSSAKVEITVGSRTSLLSRFNIFPYEDVYETLGLRRLSAIAVPLMPHELDGFLERLQTWVDPKLVPSFNAVSGVALHVFMSCATDVEIEEKIRERAKQLPWLARYFKKLRVTFLKLDPKIDYYVRGNSLNLFCNKSGPNIFWLSMMACCRDYENTLLLEADCVPVRAGWLDALERAVADCPPGTWVIGANYHGPTMTAPVNGFHINGNAIYATGDREFQDYLNGDFLRTLKWLAENVSNSVAYDVAFSLGMHNYQEIQKQIGVNLRKYAWRYTFTPVIRNISGQIETETAGTVDIMQEVRDDVSMYLCHGQPALRWLETEFANLNSFYAEGDEAVREIRVNSVGSLTKFVTWKNLGFGQAQATLHEGQAQWPDEIKVHIGGNIAPSNNGILELNFILPTSLDFKHVNAISVLESGEKSTLEFELMRSAQTVTMRLISINAASLKDVSLEITLSIKDKSASIRHEVAGLRFLQYPANSAPLELVATSKKQEAADLEDTWGEWIGRNQSELQKRYAFIECVQESVAPTLKDITTTGPHTFVDGFLAVPVANDSKVRLRFGTRPNRKNQQDVKLAVTLTAETDCDVVLGGKAFGYSIVEQKRTLRALEQTEIPLEFLLSPAHSTDFFVSVEIHAACQDTSMPTPKLRIEKIKILQTPQFTTPPKPTRFISVNPDAESFFGHFLNYEARLGRALRNNGQPHLIAGPIDAEPKVYEAHPEMAKVFSCRTNTLYSKSAGKAVAGLDTFATELDSYLSSLDHSVPSQLFMYCGSLEIAGVLENLAHKYPSCTFAISLYYLSWLDLTDNGLQNYWKPRLAKMSANPQIRLIVPSPELAKEMRKGFDVKTEVLPHPTTTFHDDEIGKLNAGGGEDGRKTVVFPGNLRGGKGFDLTKEALLQLIEGGVEDLRLRVRFPPADSVNKSRQAFFDQIRDHVEIMDSYLSEDEFRDLLLSADLVALPYTPDRFSNRTSGLLIDSLLLGVPSVVIDDTWLAGKVRELGFGEVVEEDGKALTDGIRAAVANLSDLKKAALTARDTYVQENSWDALVSFLKQAKPAVKLPQASSSQDSEASNRRLLIIGNGPSARLLAEAGFDKLPEGMDTWGTTAAYRYFEKENWWPTYYALADRKVVYHHRENFARLLDDPKVTTKKFFFSWKVSDSPRMELIAHSSTGSFSLKKAIELGYREIYLIGMEGAYVEEILESRFLTPEEIEERGFGVLNLSPAESKLLIIDQDPTYNPNYFFSGYQLKGDVYSLPQAHTHQANWDGVKSVAAEAGASVINLSKISKIDAFERRDIRSVFPYLPENCWSDFPDPFSDKAQHAKSLHEIVTRGFEKVDVDRWALALENAHGAVLRAKFTRPGVTEDRTLVASMSLTANVDVNLIAAFAREGRTPFEGRNRSIELKAHVPTTIDIAHEFSRRHKELKFQLSDFHFDTATMLEIKIANVALTESAESVIGRHEAEELTPRRAKLAFDEGNDSYALGIWLFLREIGVTNRYDDAIVKAAKRIGIPDAWSADALAKRLIRSPFPQDAVLLNEMKEIAQSETRLEANARIFLTKMATKLLLDQYEKSDIYENLKASEVTAALELLPNNDKVRSHFENVVNRKRSA